The following is a genomic window from Miltoncostaea oceani.
GGGCCGACGGGCGGATCGCGTGCGCCGACTCCATGATCGCGGGGCTGAACATGTAGACGCCGACGAGCGCGAGGTCGCTGCGGGGCTCCTTCGGCTTCTCGACGAGGCGGGTGACCCGGCCGTCCTCGAGCTCGGCCACGCCGTACGACTCGGGGTCGCGCACCTTCTGCAGCAGGATCATGGCGGCGGCGTCGGAGGACCGGAACCGGTCGACGAGCTCGGTGATGCCGTCGCGCAGGAGGTTGTCGCCGAGGTACATCACGAACGGCGACCCGTCGAGGAACTCCTCGGCGGTCAGCACGGCGTGGGCGAGCCCGAGCGGGGCGTCCTGGCGGATGTACGTCGCCCGGATGCCGAGGGCCGAGCCGTCCCCCACGGCGGCCTCGATCTCGGCCTGCGTGTCGCCGACGACGATGCCGACGTCGGTGACGCCCGCGGCGCGGAGCGCCTCGAGGCCGTAGAAGAGGACCGGCTTGTTCGCGACCGGCACGAGCTGCTTCGCGCTCGTGTGCGTGATGGGTCGGAGGCGGGTGCCGGCGCCGCCGGAGAGTACGAGACCCTTGAGCTCGGCCGCCACGCGCGCACCCTAGCAGCCGTCCGATGGGGGCCTCGGTCGTCGCGGACGCCGCTACGATCGACGGCGTGGAACGCGAGGAATGGCTGCGGCGGCGCACCTACCGGGGTGCCGACTACGACCCCGAGCGCCTCGCCCGGGACGCCCGCGCGCAGGGCCTGGCCGTGTCGGTCGTGCTGCCGGCCCTCGACGTGGCCGACACCGTCGGCGCGATCGTGACCTCCGTGCGCGAGCGGCTCGTCGAGGAGGTCCCCCTCGTCGCGGAGATCCTGGTGGTCGACAGCCGCAGCACCGACGGCACCCGCGCCGCCGCGGAGGCGGCGGGCGCGCGGGTGGTCGACGACCGCGACGTGCTGCCGCGCCTCGCCCCCGGGCGCGGCAAGGGCGAGGCGATGTGGAAGAGTCTCGCCGCGGTCCGCGGCGACCTCGTCGTGTGGCTCGACTCGGACGTCGTCGACTTCGACCCGGCCTTCGTCACCGGCCTGCTCGGACCGCTCGTGGACGACCCGGACGTCGGCTACGTGAAGGCCGTCTACGACCGCCACCTCGGCGGCGCGAGCGACGGCGGCGGACGCGTCACGGAGATCTGCGCGCGGCCGCTGATCAACCTCTTCTACCCCGAGCTCGCGGGGTTCGCCCAGCCGCTCTCGGGCGAGGCGGCGGGGCGGCGGGCGCTGCTGTCGTCGGTGCCGTTCTTCACCGGCTACGCCGTGGAGATCGGGTTGCTGATCGACCTCCTCCGCGCGGCGGGCCTCGGCGCGCTGGCGCAGGTGGACCTGGGTGAGCGGCGCCACCACAACCAGCCGACGGCGGCGCTCGGCGCGATGGCCTCCACGATCTCGCAGGCGGTGCTGCGCCGCGTCGCCGAGGAGGGCCGCGCGCCCGCCGGCCTCGCGGGGGAGGGCCTCTACGCCCGCCCGGCGCGGGGCGCGGACGACGCCCTCACGCTGACGGTGCTCGACACGCGGCCCGGCGAGCGGGCACCCATGAGCGACGTCCTGCAGGCGAGCGCGGTCTGAGCGGGTCGTCCAACGGCGCCGGGCACCCGGCGGCGGTCGTCTACCTCGACCTCGACGGGACGCTCCTCGGCCCGTCGGGCTCGATCCTGCGCGACGCCGACGGGCGGTTCACCCACGCCGGGATCCGGGTCTTCGAGCTGCTCGACGCCGCGGGCGTGCCGGTGGTGCTCGTCAGCGGCCGCAGCCGGCGGCGGCTGGAGGCGGTCGCGCAGACGCTCGGAGCCGTGGGGGTGCTGCCGGAGATGGGCGCGACGGACGCCGGCTACCCCGTCCTCCCCGGCGAGACGGTCCACGACGCGATCGCCCGCACCGGGGTCCCCGACGCCCTCCTCGCGGCGGAGCCCGGGCTCGCCCGGCACCCCCTGGCGACGTGGGGGCGCGAGGGCAGCCACGTCTTCCTCGGGCGCGTCGGCGACGCGGCGGCGGGGCTCGTGCACGACCGCAGCGACGGCACGCTGCGCCTGGCCGACAACGGCCACACGGGACCGGGCGACGCCCACATCTTCCACCTGCTGCCGGCGGCGGCGAGCAAGGCCGCGGCGGTCGCGCGGGACGTCGCGGCCCGGGGCGCCGACCCCGCCCGCTGCCTCGCGGTCGGCGACAGCGGGCAGGACCTCGACATGGGGTCGGTGCTCGGCAGCGTCGCGATCGTGGCGAACGGTGCGGCCGCCGACGCGGGTGTCGCGGCACGCGCCCCGTGGGTGACGCGCGGCTCCTACGGCGCGGGCGTGCTCGAGGCCGTCGAGGAGTGGCTCAGGGGGCCGCCGGCGGGGTGACCACCGGCTGGGGGACCGGCTGGGAGCAGACCCGGGCGACCTCCGTCCAGGCCCGCAGGGCGGCCCGGGCGCGGAGGACGCGCGGGCGGGGGGCCTCGGTGCGGCGCGCCTGCGCGAGGACGCGGTGCGCGGGGCGGGCGGTGGGGCAGCGGCCCCAGTCGGCGGACAGCGCCGCGGCGCGCGCGATGGCGGCGTCGCCGGGTGCGGCGGCGGCCGGGGCGGCCGACGCGAGGGCCGGCACGAGCGCGGCGAGAAGGACGAGGGCGGTGACGAGGGCGAGGCGCACTGCGGGCTCCCGGGTGGGACGTCGATCCGTGACGTGACCCACGATGCCGCGCGGCGGCCCCGGCGCCCCGGGCCGGTCGGCCAGTCCGCGCCCCCCAGCCGGTCTAGTCGGCCCGCGCCCCGTGGATCGCCGCGACGGCGGCGGCCGTGGACGCGAGGTCGACCTCGGTGGCGGCGAGGGCCTCGTCGCGGGTGCGGATGCCGCGGCCGATCGCGAGCGCCGCGGTGAAGCCGGCGCGGCGGACCGCGCCGGGGCCGAGGCCGACCTCCCCGCAGAGGGCGACGCACGGGACGCCGGCGGTGGCGCAGGCGGCGGCCACCGCGGCGGGGGCCTTACCGGCGAGGCTCGTCGCGTCGAGGCGCCCCTCCCCGGTGACGCAGCACGTCGCGCCCTCCAGGTGCCGCGCGAGGCCGACGGCGTCGAGGACGAGCGGCGCCCCGGGGGTGAGCTCCGCCCCGATGAGGGCGAGCAGGCCGCCGGCCGCCCCGCCGGCGGCGCCCGCGCCGGCCACGGCCTGCAGGTCGATGCCGGTCGCCGCCCGGATCACCCCCGCCAGCGACGCGAGCCCGGCGTCGAGGCGGGCGACGGCGTCGGGTGTCGCCCCCTTCTGGGGACCGTAGACGTGGGCGGCGCCGTCGGGGCCGTGGAAGGGGTTCGCGACGTCGCACGCCACCTGCACGACGGCGTCGTCGAGGCGGGGGTCGCGGCCGCGGAGGTCGAGGGACGCGACGCGGGACATGTCGGCGCCGCGCCCCTCCAGCACCCGGCCGTCGGCGTCGAGGGCCCGCACCCCGAGGGCCGCCGCGAGGCCGAGCCCGCCGTCGGTGGTGGCGCTCCCCCCGAGGCCGACGATGATCCGGCGGGCGCCGAGGTCGAGGGCGGCGCGGATCAGCTCGCCGGTGCCGCGGGTGGTGGTGCGCTCGGGGTCGCGCTCGTGGTCGGCGAGGCGCTCGTAGCCGGACGCCAGGGCCAGCTCGACCACCGCGACCTGGCCCGGCAGCTCGCCGACCGCGGCGGTGACGGGACGCCCGAGGGGGTCGGCGGCGGTCACGTCGCGGCGGCGCCCGCCGGCCGCGGCGACGAGCGCGTCGAGGGTGCCCTCGCCGCCGTCGGCGACCGGCACCGGGCGGATCTCCGCCCCCGCGTCGGCGAGGCGGATCCCCGCGCCGATCGCCCGCGCCGCCGCCGCGGCGGGCAGGGCCCCCTTGAACGGGGCGGGCGCGACGACCCAGACGCTCACTCCTCGGGCGCGGGCGGCGGCGGCGCCGGGGCGCGGCGCGGCCAGTCGAGCTGCAGGAACCCGACGATCTCGTCGTGCCAGAGGTGGTCGTCGCTCGTCGCGGCGCGGGTCGCGGCGAGGCCCTCCGCGTCGTCGCCGACCGTGACGCGGAAGGGCGCGTCGCCGTCGGAGGCGGTCGCGACGATGGCCCGCGCGACGTCGGCGGCGGGTGTCGGGGAGCGCTCCCGCCACGCCGCGAAGCCGCGGCGGAGGTCGCCGAGCAGGGGCAGGTACGGGCCCTCCCCCCGCGCGAGGGAGCCGGTCGGGCGGGTGGCGCGGGGGAAGTCGGTGTCGACCATGCCCGGCTCGATCGAGCTGACGCGGATCCCGAAGGGGCGGCACTCCACCGCGAGGGCCTCGGCCATCGCGAGGAGCGCGTACTTGGAGGCGTGGTACATCCCGACGAGGGGGTTGGAGAGGCGCGCGCCGATCGACGACGTGAAGACGATCGCGCCGTCGCCGCGCTCCCGCATCGCGGGGAGGACGGCCTGCACCACCGCCGCCGCGCCGAGGAAGTTGGTCTCGAACATCGCGCGGACCTCGTCGAGGTCGACGTCCTCGACCGCTCCCAGCACCGCGTAGCCGGCGTTGCTGACGAGGGCGTCGAGGGCGCCGCCGGCGAGGGACTCCGCCTCGGCGACGGCCGCCGTCACGGTCGCGGCGTCGGTGACGTCGAGCCGCACCACGTGGACGCCGGGGCGGTCGCGGTAGGCCGCGCGTCCGGCGTCGAGGTCGCGCACCCCCGCGACGGCCCGCCAGCCGGCGTCGTCGAAGAGCTCGACGGCGGCACGGCCGATGCCGCGGCCGGCGCCGGTGACGAGGACGGTCCGCGGGTCGCTCACGAGGGGGAGGCTACCCGCCGGGCGGGGCGGCCGGGCCGAGGTGCGAGAGGTCGGGGATCGGCGACTCCTCGGTGATCGCGCCGGCGTCGCGCAACGGCAGCCGCAGCGTGAAGGTGCTCCCGGTCCCCACGACGGAGTCGAGGGTGATCGACCCCCGGTGCGCCGACGCCAGGCCACGGGCGATCGCGAGGCCGAGCCCGGCGCTGCGCCCCTCGCGGGAGGGGTCGCCGCGGTAGAAGCGGTCGAAGACGAAGGGCTGGTCGTCGGGGGGGATGCCCTCGCCGGTGTCGCGGACCGCGAGGGTGGCGTCCTGCCCGTCGCGGCCGACGACGACGTCCACCCGCCCGCCCGCGGGGGTGTGCCGCTCGGCGTTGTCGAGCAGGATCAGCAGGATCTGCTCGACCCGGGCGGGGTCGACCTCGACGACGACCGGCCCGGCCGTCGTCCGCTCCACCGCGAGCGTGACGCCCTCGCGGGCGGCGAGGGGGACGCGGGGGGCGACGACGACCTCGGCGAGGTCGTCGAGGGAGATCACCTCCCGGTCGAGCGGGAGGGCGCCGGAGTCGAGGCGGGCGAGCTGCAGCTGCTCCTCGACGAGCCGCTCGAGGCGACCGGTCTCCTGGCTCATGGCGACGAGGAACTCCCGCCGGTGCCGCTCGTCGACGCCCCCGTCCTCGAGGAGCTCCAGGAACCCCTTGAGCGCGGCGATCGGCGTCTTCAGCTCGTGGGACACGTTGGCGACGAGGTCGCGCCGGGCGCGCTCCAGGCGGCGCTCCTCGGTGACGTCGCGGAGGGTGATCACGGTGCCGGCGTCGTCCCCGTCGGCGAGGCGGGCGACGTGCAGCTCCAGCTCGACGCCGTCGGGCAGCACCACGAGGCGCCGCTCGGTGGCGGCGGCCCCGGGACGCCGGGCGGCGAGGACGGCGTCGCCGATCGCCGGGGGCAGGGCGTCGAGGCGGGCGGACTCGGCCCCCTCCGGCAGCCCCAGCAGCCGTCCGGCGGCGTCGTTGGCGACGGTCACCGTGCCGTCCGGTCCGACGGCGAGGACCCCCTCGGCGAGGGAGCCGATCATGGCCCGGTCGCGGTCGCGTTCGCTGGTGATCTCGGCGACCAGGGACTGGAGGCGCCCCGCCATGCCGTTGAGGCTCTCCCCGAGGGTCACGATCTCCTCGGGGGCGATGCGCCCGCGGGGGTAGCGGGCCGAGAGGTCACCCCCGGCGAGGGTCGCGGCCGTCGTCGCGAGGCGCTGGATGCGACCGCCGAGGACCCGCGCGATCGCGATGCCCGCGAGGGCCGCGAGGCCGAGGACCACGATCATCGCGAGGATCACCCGCTGGCGGACCGCGGCCAGCTCGGGGGAGAGGCCGCTGATGCCGCGCGCCGCGACGATCAGGCCGCTCCCGCCGGTCTCGGGGGAGAACGGGACGACGACGGCGACGGCCGGCGCGCCGGGCCCCCGGACGGTCGGCGGACCCCCGTTGAGGTCGACACGGGGCAGGAGCTTCGGCTCGTCGGGGACCGACTCCACGTACCGCGAGTCGAGCTCCGAGGCCTGGTAGGTGACGCTCACCTCCGCCCCGGTCTCGTTCCGTATGCGCTCCGCGAGACCCGCCAGGCCGGCCTCGGGCCTCAGGACCGGCAGGCGCGTGTCCGCGGCGGCCGCGAGCAGCTCCCGCTGGAGCTGGTCGCGTTCGAGCTTCGCCCGGTCGTCGCGGACGTTCGACTCGAGCGTGGGGAGCACGACGAGCAGCACCGCGAGGCTGGCCGCCATGCCCACGGCGAGCAGGGCGCCGACCAGCCACCCCTGCAGGCCGAAGCCGCGGCGGCGGGTCACCCCTGCGGGCCGTCCCCGCCGAACGCGTACCCCACCCCGCGGACCGTGCGGATGAGCTGCGGGGCCGACGGGTCGTGCTCGACCTTCTGGCGCAGGTGGCGGACGTGCACGTCGACGCTGCGCAGGTCCCCGAAGAAGTCGCCCTTCCACAGGTGGTTCATCAGCTCCTCGCGGGTGAAGACCCGCCGGGGGGAGCCCGCCAGCTTGTGGAGGATCTCGAACTCGGAGTACGTGAGCGGGATCTCCCGGTCGTCGCGCGTCACCGTCCGCGACACCGAGTCGATCTCGAGATCGCCCGCCCGGAGGGGCGCCGAGCGGTCCGGCTCGAGGCGCGCGCGGCGCAGGTTCGCCTTGACGCGCGACACCAGCTCGCGGGGCGAGAACGGCTTCGTGACGTAGTCGTCGGCGCCGAGCTCCAGGCCGAGGACCTTGTCGAGCTCCTCCCCGCGGGCGGACAGCATGATGATCGGGATCGTCCGCTCCGCGCGGATCCGCTTGCAGACCTCGAGCCCGTCGAGGCCCGGCAGCATGATGTCCAGGACCACGAGGTCCACGGGCTCGCGCTCGACCACGTCGAGGGCCTCGTCGCCACGGGCGGCGGTGAGCACCTGGAACCCCGCCTCGCGCAGGGCGTACTCGACGATCGTGCGGATGGACTGCTCGTCCTCGACCACCAGGATGCGGTCGGCCATGTGCGGGGTACCTCCGGGCGCCTTCCGCGATCGTAGCGGGGCCCGCGCCCGCCCCGGCGGGTCTTCTCGGAGCCTTAAGACTCGGGCGCTACCCTGATGTCGTGCCGCCGTACGGACCCCGGACCAACCCCTTCGGCGCGCCCCCGCCGCGCCGTCGCCCGCCGCGCTGGCTGACCGGCGCGCTCGTGCCCGCCGTGATCGGCGGGGTCGTCGCGCTCGGCGGCGCCGCGGTGACCGGCAACCTCGGCGGCGACACCGTCGTCGAGCGCACCGTCGACCCGACCCCCCTCCCCGCTTCGACGACGAGCGCCGGGGCCGCCGCGGCCGCGGCCGAGGGCGACGGCGCGGCGGGCGCGCCCCTCCCGGCCGTGCAGACCGTCGTCGCGCAGGCGTCGCCCGCCGTGGTGAAGGTCACCACCGGGGAGGCCACCAGCGGGGGGCGCCTCGGCTCCGGGTTCCTCGTGGACCGGCGCGGGCGGGTGCTCACCAACGCCCACGTCGTCGACGACGCGCGGACCGCGACGGTGCTGTTCGAGGACGGCACCGAGAGCGAGGCGGAGGTGCTCGGCAGCGACGAGAGCACCGACCTCGCCGTCCTCCAGGTCGCGGACGTCCCCGCGGGGACCCGCCCCCTCCCGCTCGGCCGCAGCGCCGGCCTCGTGGTCGGCGACCCGGTGATCGCGATCGGCAACCCCTTCGGGCTCGACCGCACCGCGACGACGGGGATCATCTCGGCGCTGAAGCGCAGCATCACCGCACCCAACGGCTTCGAGATCCAGAACGTCGTCCAGACCGACGCGGCGATCAACCAGGGCAACTCGGGGGGGCCGCTGCTCGACGGCCGCGGCCGGGTGCTCGGCATCAACTCCCAGATCGCGACGGAGAGCGGCGGCAGCGACGGGATCGGGTTCGCCGTCCCGATCGACACGATCCGGCCCGTCGCCGACGCGATCATCGCGACCGGCGAGCCGCGGCACGCGTGGCTCGGGGTCACCGGCCGCCAGATCACCCCCGCCGTGGCGCGCGGCCTCGGCGACCCCGACGTGCGTGGCGTGGCCGTCGTCGGCGTCGACGAGCGGGGGCCCGCCGGGGACGCCGGCCTGCGGGCCGCGACCACGGCCCCCGACGCCGAGGTGCCGCGGGGCGGCGACCTGATCGTCGCGGTCGACGGGCGCCCGGTGGAGGACATGGCCGACGTCAGCCTCGCCGTCTCCTCGCGGGCCGTCGGCGACCGCGTCACCCTGACGGTGCAGCGCGACGGGGCGACCCGCCGGCTGGACATCGTGCTCGCCGACCGGCCCGACGACGTGGGGGTCGTGCCCACCGCCCCCTGACCGGGGGGCGGGGCCGGCCGGGGGTCAGCGGTTCCGGACCCTCACGTTCTTGGAGGCGCGGGGGCGGAGCTGGGTGGTGCCGAGGAACCGGGCGCTCACCACGAGCCTGGTGGCGGCCTTCGCCCGCTTCGGGCGGATGATCGTCGTGTAGGTGCAGGCGCCCTTGCGCTTCCGGAGGGCGACGGTGCGGACCGCCACCGTCCGGCGGCCGGCCTTCGCGCGGACCTGCACCTTCCCGCCGCAGCGGGCGGCGGGCCGCAGCCGCGGCAGCACCAGGCGGCCGCTCACCGTGATGCGCTTCGCGAGGCCGCGCTTCGGCCAGCGGACGGCCTTCACGATGAGTGACCGCGGCAGCGCCCGCAGCGGGGCCGGGGCCGACTGGACGGTGGGGACGATCAGCGCGAGGGCGCCGAAGTCGTCCTCGCCGGGGATCCCGTTGCCGGGCGTGGAGTCGGGGTCGTAGAGGCTGGAGGCGACGACCTCGGAGGCGACGGTGTACGTGCCGCTGGCGCCCACCGAGACCGGCACCTGCAGGGTCGCCGTCGCGCCCGGCGCGAGCGACCCGACCTGCCAGTTGCCGCCCGCGAACGCGCCCTGGGTGGCGGACGCCCCGCCCTGGGCGACGCCCGCCGGGGCGGGCAGCGCCACCACGATCCCCTGGGCGGTGTCGACGCCACCGTTCGCGACGGTCACGCCGACCGTCGCCGCGCCGCCGACGGGGACCTCCCCGGCGCTGGCGCCGAGGGTGAGGGACAGGTCGGCCACCAGCGGGGGGACGACGCCGCCGACGGGCACGGGGCCGGTGACGGCGACCGAGCGCGCCGGGCTGTCGCCGACGCTGGCCTCGCCGCCGTAGCCGAGGCGGCCGCTCCCGCCGAAGCCCCAGCAGCGGAGGGTGCCGTCGTCGAGGGCGGCGCAGGTGTGGGAGTAGCCGACGCTCAGGGCACGCGCGACACGACCGGGACCGAGGGCGACCGGCCCGACGGTGCCGGGCGTCTCGCCGACCTGGTCGCCGATCGAGTCGGTGGTGCCGTAGCCGAGGCGGCCGTTGCCGCCGAAGCCCCAGCAGCGGACGGCCTCCGTGTCGAGGATCGCGCAGGTGTGCGCCTCGCCCGCGGCGATGGCGATCGCCGAGCGGCCGGGGCCGAGGTCGATGGGCGGCGCGGCGGCCGCGTCCAGGATGTTCGCGGCGTTCCCGTACCCGAGGCGGCCGTCGGCGCCGAAGCCCCAGCAGCGGGCCGAGCCGTCGTCGAGGACGACGCAGGTGTGGCCCTTGCCGCCGGCGACGGCGCGCGCGCGGCGGCCGTTGAGGTTGACGGGTCCGGCGGCGCCGGGGGTCTCGTCGTCGCCGATGTCCGACGTGCCGCCCTTGCCGAGCTGGCCGCCGGAGCCGAAGCCCCAGCAGAGGAGGCTGCCGTCGTCGCGGATGGCGCACGTGTGGAAGTCGCCCGCCGAGATCGCGACGGCCGTGCGCCCGGGTCCGAGGTCGACGACCCCGGCGCTCGCGGGGCTCTCGTTGTCGCCGATCGACGCCTGGTTGCCGTAGCCGAGGCGTCCGGAGACCCCGTTGCCCCAGCAGACGACCGCCCCGTCGTCGCGGATCACGCAGGTGTGGGACGCGCCGACGGTGATGGCGCGGGCGGTGCGGCCCGGCCCGATGTCGACGGCCGGGGCCGTCGCGGGGGAGCGGACGTCGCCGGTCCCGCCGTACCCGAGGCGCCCGTTGGCGCCGAAGCCCCAGCAGCGCACGCTGCCGTCGTCGACGATCGCGCAGGTGTGGAAGTCGCCGGCGGCGATGGCCCGCACGGTGCGGCCCGGGCCGAGGTCGACCGGGGGGGCCGCCGCGGCGCTCAGGATGTTCTGCTCGCCGCCGTAGCCGAGCCGCCCGGCGAGGCCGCGGCCCCAGCAGCGGACGGAGCGGTCGCCCACCACCGCGCAGGTGTGCTCGTCGCCGACGTCGAGGAATCCACCCTGGCTCGAGCGGGTCGGCGAGGACGCCTGCTCGGCGGCGGCGAGGGGAACGACGGACAGGGCGCAGACCGCCACGAACACGAGGGTCGCCGCCAGCCGCGCCCTTTGGATGAGTGGGCGACTCATATATCCGCGTGCTTCGTACCACAGCCGCCCCACCACGTCACGACCTGGAGGGCCCTTTCGGGTGACTCGGTGGCCGCGTTGCGTGACCTGCCACACACGTGCACGGTCACGGCGTGGCGCTCCGCGCCGGTCTATATTCGGAGTCGGTGACCTCCGAGCTGACGATCCGCCCCGCCGCGAGCGCGGATGCCGGCGCGATCGGCGCCATCTACGACGAGGCGGCGGCCGGGGGGTCCGCGACCTTCGCGACCGGGCCGCACACCGCCGAGGAGCGCCGCGCGTGGCTGGCGGCCCGCGAGGCGCGCGCCCCCGTCTGGTGCGGCCTGATGGCCGACGAGGTCGTGGCGTGGTCGGCGCTCGCGCCCTTCTCCCACCGGGCGTGGTACGCGGGGGTGGCGGAGTACACGGTGTACGTCGCCGGCCACCACCACGGCCGCGGGATCGGGCGGAGGATGCTCGCGGCGCTCGCCGAGGCCGCCCCGCGGTACGGCTACTGGAAGCTCGTCGGGATGATCCTGCCCGAGAACGGCGCGGGCCTCGCGCTGGCCCTCGGCGGCGGCTTCCGTGAGGTCGGCACCCACCGCGCCCACGCCCGGCGCCAGGGCGAGTGGCGGGACGTGACGATCGTCGAGCGCCACCTCGAGGTCCCGGCGTGACCCGCCCCGGCGTCCTCGTGCGCACCCCCGTGATGGGGTACCGCGCGGCGTGGGAGGTCCAGGACCGCCTCGCCGCCGCCCGCGCCGCCGGGGCGATCCCCGACGTCGTCTGGCTGCTGGAGCACCCCCCCACCTTCACCGCCGGCCGGCACGGGCGGCGCGAGGACCTGTTCCTCTCCGACGACGCCCTCGCCGCGGCGGGCGCCGAGTTCGTGGAGGTCGACCGGGGTGGCCAGATGACGTGGCACGGCCCCGGCCAGAGCGTCGGCTACGCGATCTGCGACCTGCGCCCCGGGCGGCGGGTGCGGACGTTCGTGGACGGGCTCGTGGGGGCGATGGGCGACGCGGCCGCCGTCGCCGGGGCCGCCCCCGGCGCCGACGCGACGGGCCTCTACGTCGGGGGCCGCAAGCTCGGGAGCGTCGGCATCCGGGTCCGGGGCGGCGTCACCACGCACGGGCTCGCCCTGAACCGCGACCCCGACCTCGACTGGTTCGCGATCATGACCGCCTGCGGGGCCCCGGGGACCGCGGCCACCTCGATCGCCGCCGAGGGCGGCGACCCCGAACGGCGACGGGTCGACGACGCACTCGCCGACGCGCTCGGCGCACGCCTCGGGCTGGACCTGCAGCCGGCGGAGCTCGCCGACCTCCTCCCGGCGGCCGCGGCGGCCTGAGCCCCTAGAGCACCCGGGAGAGGAACCGGCGGGTGCGCTCGTGGGCCGGGGCGCCGAGCACCTGGTCCGGCGGGCCCTCCTCGATGATCCGCCCGCCGTCCATGAAGACGACGCGATCGCCGACCTCGCGGGCGAACCCCATCTCGTGGGTGACGACGACCATCGTCATCCCCCCCTCGGCGAGGGAGCGCATCACCGCGAGCACGTCCTTCACGAGCTCGGGGTCGAGGGCGCTCGTGACCTCGTCGAACAGCATCGCCTCGGGCTCCATCGCCAGGGCGCGGGCGATCGCGACCCGCTGCTGCTGGCCACCCGAGAGGCGCGCGGGGTGCTCGTCGGCGCGGTCGGCGAGGCCGACGCGGCCGAGCATCGCGAGGCCGCGCGTGCGGGCCGTGGCGCGGTCGACGCCGAGCACCGTCGTCGGCGCCATCGTCACGTTGTCGAGGACGGTGCGGTGCGGGAACAGGTTGAACGACTGGAAGACCATGCCGAGGCGCCGGCGGAGCGCGTCGACCGGGGCGCCGGGGGCGGTCAGCTCGTCGTCGCCGAGGAAGACGCGCCCGGAGGTGGGGCGCTCCAGCAGGTTCAGGCACCGCAGGAGGGTGGACTTGCCCGAGCCGGACGGCCCGATGACGCAGACCACCTCGCCGGGGGCGACGTCGAGGTCGACGCCGCGCAGGACCGTGGTCTCCCCGAAGCTCTTGGTGACGGCCTCCGCCCGGATGGCGCTCACGGCGAGACGATCCCGCCGCGGCTCGTGCGCCGCTGGTCACGGGCGATCACGCGGTCCAGGAGCCAGATCAACGGCAGCGTGAACACCAGGTAGAAGATCGCGGCGACGGTCAGCGTGCTGGAGTTGAAGCTGACCGACGAGGCGTCGCGCGCCACGTTCACGACGTCGCCGACGGCGAGGACGCTGACGAGGGCGACGTCCTTCGTGAGGGCGATGAAGTCGTTCATCAGCGGCGGCAGCACGCGGCGGACGGCCTGCGGGAGCACCACGAGCCGCATCGCCTGGTTGCCGCTCATGCCGAGCGAGCGCGCCGCCTCGGTCTGCCCGCGGTCGACCGACTCGATGCCGGCGCGGTACACCTCGGCGACGTACGCGGCGTACACCAGGCCGAGCCCGATGAAGGCGATCTGGAAC
Proteins encoded in this region:
- the lipB gene encoding lipoyl(octanoyl) transferase LipB, encoding MTRPGVLVRTPVMGYRAAWEVQDRLAAARAAGAIPDVVWLLEHPPTFTAGRHGRREDLFLSDDALAAAGAEFVEVDRGGQMTWHGPGQSVGYAICDLRPGRRVRTFVDGLVGAMGDAAAVAGAAPGADATGLYVGGRKLGSVGIRVRGGVTTHGLALNRDPDLDWFAIMTACGAPGTAATSIAAEGGDPERRRVDDALADALGARLGLDLQPAELADLLPAAAAA
- a CDS encoding amino acid ABC transporter ATP-binding protein → MSAIRAEAVTKSFGETTVLRGVDLDVAPGEVVCVIGPSGSGKSTLLRCLNLLERPTSGRVFLGDDELTAPGAPVDALRRRLGMVFQSFNLFPHRTVLDNVTMAPTTVLGVDRATARTRGLAMLGRVGLADRADEHPARLSGGQQQRVAIARALAMEPEAMLFDEVTSALDPELVKDVLAVMRSLAEGGMTMVVVTHEMGFAREVGDRVVFMDGGRIIEEGPPDQVLGAPAHERTRRFLSRVL
- a CDS encoding S1C family serine protease, with translation MPPYGPRTNPFGAPPPRRRPPRWLTGALVPAVIGGVVALGGAAVTGNLGGDTVVERTVDPTPLPASTTSAGAAAAAAEGDGAAGAPLPAVQTVVAQASPAVVKVTTGEATSGGRLGSGFLVDRRGRVLTNAHVVDDARTATVLFEDGTESEAEVLGSDESTDLAVLQVADVPAGTRPLPLGRSAGLVVGDPVIAIGNPFGLDRTATTGIISALKRSITAPNGFEIQNVVQTDAAINQGNSGGPLLDGRGRVLGINSQIATESGGSDGIGFAVPIDTIRPVADAIIATGEPRHAWLGVTGRQITPAVARGLGDPDVRGVAVVGVDERGPAGDAGLRAATTAPDAEVPRGGDLIVAVDGRPVEDMADVSLAVSSRAVGDRVTLTVQRDGATRRLDIVLADRPDDVGVVPTAP
- a CDS encoding amino acid ABC transporter permease; protein product: MDEIVRQYFDWDSARPYLPDLLRGFWVTIQIALLAEVLCLALGLLLAVARQAGTGSRTVAGRIGGAVLRGLAIAYINFFRAVPALVVLLLMAGSFPFLPIPVVQDLTPFQIAFIGLGLVYAAYVAEVYRAGIESVDRGQTEAARSLGMSGNQAMRLVVLPQAVRRVLPPLMNDFIALTKDVALVSVLAVGDVVNVARDASSVSFNSSTLTVAAIFYLVFTLPLIWLLDRVIARDQRRTSRGGIVSP
- a CDS encoding DUF11 domain-containing protein, translated to MSRPLIQRARLAATLVFVAVCALSVVPLAAAEQASSPTRSSQGGFLDVGDEHTCAVVGDRSVRCWGRGLAGRLGYGGEQNILSAAAAPPVDLGPGRTVRAIAAGDFHTCAIVDDGSVRCWGFGANGRLGYGGTGDVRSPATAPAVDIGPGRTARAITVGASHTCVIRDDGAVVCWGNGVSGRLGYGNQASIGDNESPASAGVVDLGPGRTAVAISAGDFHTCAIRDDGSLLCWGFGSGGQLGKGGTSDIGDDETPGAAGPVNLNGRRARAVAGGKGHTCVVLDDGSARCWGFGADGRLGYGNAANILDAAAAPPIDLGPGRSAIAIAAGEAHTCAILDTEAVRCWGFGGNGRLGYGTTDSIGDQVGETPGTVGPVALGPGRVARALSVGYSHTCAALDDGTLRCWGFGGSGRLGYGGEASVGDSPARSVAVTGPVPVGGVVPPLVADLSLTLGASAGEVPVGGAATVGVTVANGGVDTAQGIVVALPAPAGVAQGGASATQGAFAGGNWQVGSLAPGATATLQVPVSVGASGTYTVASEVVASSLYDPDSTPGNGIPGEDDFGALALIVPTVQSAPAPLRALPRSLIVKAVRWPKRGLAKRITVSGRLVLPRLRPAARCGGKVQVRAKAGRRTVAVRTVALRKRKGACTYTTIIRPKRAKAATRLVVSARFLGTTQLRPRASKNVRVRNR
- a CDS encoding GNAT family N-acetyltransferase produces the protein MALRAGLYSESVTSELTIRPAASADAGAIGAIYDEAAAGGSATFATGPHTAEERRAWLAAREARAPVWCGLMADEVVAWSALAPFSHRAWYAGVAEYTVYVAGHHHGRGIGRRMLAALAEAAPRYGYWKLVGMILPENGAGLALALGGGFREVGTHRAHARRQGEWRDVTIVERHLEVPA